A DNA window from Flavobacterium sp. contains the following coding sequences:
- a CDS encoding polysaccharide deacetylase family protein — MNLAQKLGYPENTKLLIIHADDAGLSHSENQATIKALQNGSVNSYSIMVPCPWFYEMAVFAKNNTNYDCGIHLTLTCEWENYKFGPVLPVSEVPSLVDQNGYFYKTRKDFKDNAKLSEIKKELTAQIEKALQFGIKPTHLDSHMCSVGVTPEILEIYKDLGKTYNLPVFINKAFVESISLSEEKYNFEDILLADNLLIGYYDDFEKGKLRESYEKALDNIHSGFNVFLLHPAFDDFEMQGITINHPNFGSAWRQIDFDFFTGDECKAKLKENGIQLITWKEIGAIR, encoded by the coding sequence ATGAATCTAGCCCAAAAACTTGGATATCCTGAAAACACCAAACTTTTAATTATTCACGCCGATGATGCCGGATTATCACATTCTGAAAATCAGGCAACTATAAAAGCGCTTCAAAATGGCTCTGTGAATTCATATAGTATAATGGTGCCGTGTCCGTGGTTCTATGAAATGGCTGTTTTTGCTAAAAACAATACCAATTATGACTGCGGAATACATTTGACTTTAACCTGTGAATGGGAAAATTATAAATTCGGACCTGTTCTTCCAGTTTCTGAAGTTCCAAGTCTAGTCGATCAAAACGGTTATTTTTATAAAACAAGAAAAGATTTTAAAGACAATGCAAAGCTTTCTGAAATAAAAAAAGAACTTACAGCTCAAATTGAAAAAGCATTACAATTTGGCATTAAACCAACACATCTCGACTCGCACATGTGCAGTGTTGGCGTAACTCCTGAAATTTTGGAGATTTACAAAGACCTTGGAAAAACATATAATTTACCTGTTTTCATTAATAAGGCTTTTGTAGAATCTATAAGCTTATCTGAAGAAAAATATAATTTTGAAGATATTCTTTTGGCAGACAATCTTTTAATTGGATATTATGATGATTTCGAAAAAGGGAAACTTAGAGAATCTTACGAAAAAGCTTTAGACAATATTCATTCTGGTTTTAATGTTTTTCTGCTTCATCCGGCTTTTGATGATTTTGAAATGCAGGGCATTACAATAAACCATCCCAATTTTGGCTCAGCATGGCGTCAGATTGATTTTGATTTTTTTACAGGTGATGAATGCAAAGCAAAACTAAAAGAAAATGGAATCCAGTTAATTACCTGGAAAGAAATTGGCGCGATTAGATAA